A single genomic interval of Chitinophaga sp. 180180018-3 harbors:
- a CDS encoding UpxY family transcription antiterminator, whose protein sequence is MSNFVAGWYLIYTLARQEKKVVQQLTESEVECFFPTSKSVRQWHDRKKVMDTPLFPSYVFVNLKSLKEFYYGQHVAGAAYYVKFGKQLARVDQQVINKIAMVAQHGEELCVSADRFQAGQVLLINKGPLCGLSCEVVKYNGVKRILVRVALLQRNILIAFHPEYLSLQSNYSID, encoded by the coding sequence ATGAGCAACTTCGTAGCAGGGTGGTACCTGATCTACACATTGGCACGTCAGGAAAAAAAGGTGGTGCAGCAGTTAACGGAAAGTGAAGTGGAATGTTTTTTTCCTACCAGTAAATCGGTGCGTCAATGGCATGATCGGAAAAAGGTGATGGATACTCCGCTTTTTCCCTCATATGTATTCGTTAATTTAAAAAGCCTGAAAGAATTTTACTACGGACAGCATGTTGCCGGCGCTGCATATTATGTAAAATTTGGAAAGCAATTGGCCAGAGTAGATCAGCAGGTAATCAATAAGATAGCAATGGTTGCACAACATGGCGAGGAACTCTGTGTATCTGCCGACAGATTTCAGGCAGGTCAGGTATTGTTGATCAACAAAGGGCCGCTATGTGGGCTTTCCTGCGAAGTAGTGAAGTATAATGGAGTAAAACGTATATTGGTGAGAGTAGCCCTCTTACAAAGAAATATCCTCATCGCTTTTCACCCGGAGTATTTATCTCTACAGAGTAATTATTCGATCGACTAG
- a CDS encoding non-ribosomal peptide synthetase has translation MRGVCFIKSNSVKEHISYTTLYNKASCLLFYLQKKGLRPHDEIIVQIEEPSLFLVTYWACILGGIIPVPLAVGKTYDQYLKLYNVWTCLDNPSLITTKETLEKLKTGFPSGIADTSLENLTDRILLLEESWENKGIGEIFPANENDIAYVQFSSGSTNAPKGVTLTHKNILTNCKAILRHIDAPESGDIFFSWMPLTHDMGLIGYHLTPMVAGWEHYIMPTELFIRRPALWLEVISKFRITFTASPNFGYAYILNYLDSYELQGIDLSCLRIITNGAEPISAALCDAFTLRMARYGLSACTIFPVYGLAEACLAVTFSQPGAPVKSITINRKSLGIGSKAEVMPLHSEGITFVNVGKPLRDNCSVLLTDNERQSVEPGIIGHILIKGDNVTASYYNNEAATAAAISGEGWLDTGDLGFMLDGELYITGREKDLILVNAQNFYPHDLELQAQGHPKIRAGKIAVAGYYNPQKIKEEVLVFVQHRGTVTDFLNLYSGLEQIINERTGVVPEYIIPVREIPKTTSGKIQRYKLIAQYAAGDFDAILGDIAQSISAVGRKEHRSDSVTIEALTAIWEEVLGLREVGADDQFFSIGGNSMLAARLLMRIQVSMGFDLSLADLYTYPDIRRLSRYIDQAYADTIPLSDSHILSAAGYPLSSAQERLYYLWQSNPATTAYNIPSAFCWKGEMNTQALEKSVSQMLSRHQLLKAFFGYQDGKPVLFVKADVNVEIIYEDISAADIDTALVNAVQAFDLHEGPLFRIKIFHVLEGDIILFADFHHIIADGISIGIFFKELMPLYRGEVLSPAIYNYMDYVGWQKSSAGSDVMTIHQSFWKEHLRGDLPVLSFSIDKTRPLIFDHGGGKQTFNWDIDLKQQLRVTAKEHGVSLFTICLAAWYITLAKYTGQEDIIVGVPVSGRSKAAWQGVFGMFVNNLALRAAPDGNKTLAAFLSILAEISHEAIARQDYPFSEMVAAAGARREMSRNQLFDTMFIYQQLEAPTSDKDNIHLSRYFFDPGITKYDISLEMFETEDQFYIEYATTLLVPATIDRLGQHYKNVLRYFSVSIDTTIAGVNMLSSGEFQAHTVAFNATAVDYPRHMPVNELISEAIARDPGHIVITEDGLAMAGRELESKAERLAAFLEKAAPGNNEPVGILLERGAGLVIAMLAVLKSGRAFVPIDPVLPLARIKYILRDCGAMIVLTDEENIARQYELELPDCIFVNVDGYTVYPDLDLPFKKDISPESIAYIIYTSGTTGNPKGVMVTHRSLVNYAWWGAKVYAAEKPANFPLFTSISFDLTITSIFVPLLSNNTIVIYKDTSNKLSIERVLEDNCVDVIKLTPSHLKMMVGAPSLISRGEATRIRKIIVGGEALTTSLVSAITNLLGENVHIYNEYGPTEATVGCMIYLYQPERDNGLTVPIGRPIDNTAIYLLDQYLNPVPYGVTGEIYIAGDSLAAGYWHDPILTEQRFISDPFCSGRRMYKTGDLARKLSSDEIDFQGRIDSQVKINGYRVEPAEIEQQIKVVADIKDVVVLVRKDEDGGAYLCAYLVMGSKNISAENFLKSLQIQLRLHLPGYLIPAKFVVVDAIPLTRNGKVDLERLPSPSVESHVKYIAPGNIMEERLVAAWEKVFKMSNIGVEDNFFDYGGDSIKAVQIAGYLRDENISVSTRSILTNPTISQLSLHASFTGEVNVEQGITEGFKVKTPIEQWFFGQQFKNPHYFNQSIVLKFKKDIDKSLLEAAFAKIIEHHDALRLNYDRKINCLFFNNDYPGGFKIDTHTLSGTETLAEIGRSIKNTFNIHNALLIKPVIIFQDSTMLLLVTAHHLVIDGISWRILLEDLYRLYTALEDGRPPLLSNKTVSYKEWPQLLERYALQENILERTFTFWQNMSSTVFDIPMKYGKSVELPGTGAAVAHLDEKLTDFILKGAHLVYNTDTLMLLTVALARVLNEWSNTPNIKIEMEHHGRSLPGEDAARTIGWFTVMYPISLYWDTDDIGLQIRYVKELLNNIPQQGIGYCILKYLYEKFHDQGQGTAVRLNYLGQFDQDTDNDLFSYEDVFSGEETAPENSPTAKLEINVMVIHGRMKVTLNYDRRCLTIHEATNFLQQYMTALDEILRHIMVAPGRYFTASDFDTSELDENDLKALFNQI, from the coding sequence ATGCGCGGCGTGTGTTTTATTAAGAGTAATTCAGTTAAGGAGCATATTTCCTACACTACATTATATAATAAGGCTAGCTGTTTGCTCTTTTATTTGCAAAAAAAAGGGTTGAGGCCACATGACGAAATTATAGTGCAGATAGAAGAACCCTCATTGTTTCTCGTTACCTATTGGGCCTGTATATTGGGAGGTATCATTCCGGTACCTCTTGCTGTTGGCAAAACTTATGATCAATACCTGAAGTTGTACAACGTATGGACTTGTCTGGATAATCCCTCACTGATCACAACTAAGGAAACATTAGAGAAATTAAAAACAGGCTTCCCTTCCGGAATTGCGGACACCAGCCTGGAAAATCTGACTGACAGGATACTGTTGCTGGAGGAGTCCTGGGAAAATAAAGGTATCGGTGAGATATTCCCTGCAAATGAAAATGACATAGCTTACGTGCAATTTTCATCCGGATCTACCAACGCTCCCAAAGGAGTAACGCTCACTCATAAGAATATTCTTACTAATTGCAAAGCGATTCTCCGGCATATTGATGCACCTGAAAGTGGCGATATTTTTTTCAGCTGGATGCCCCTTACGCATGACATGGGACTAATTGGCTATCATTTAACACCGATGGTAGCAGGTTGGGAACATTATATAATGCCGACGGAATTATTTATACGACGGCCAGCTTTGTGGTTGGAGGTAATCAGCAAGTTCCGGATTACGTTTACCGCTTCACCTAATTTTGGCTATGCTTATATTCTCAATTACCTTGATAGCTACGAATTACAAGGTATTGATCTTTCCTGTCTTAGAATTATAACGAATGGTGCAGAGCCTATTTCCGCCGCCTTGTGTGATGCTTTTACATTGAGAATGGCACGTTATGGGCTGTCTGCCTGCACAATATTTCCTGTGTATGGATTGGCGGAGGCATGCCTGGCAGTGACTTTCAGTCAGCCAGGGGCACCGGTGAAGAGTATTACAATTAACCGGAAATCGTTGGGTATAGGTAGCAAAGCAGAGGTAATGCCCCTGCACAGCGAGGGGATTACCTTTGTAAATGTAGGTAAGCCACTCCGGGATAACTGCAGCGTTTTACTCACAGATAACGAGCGCCAGTCTGTAGAGCCAGGTATTATAGGACATATCCTGATCAAAGGTGATAATGTTACAGCCAGTTATTATAATAATGAGGCAGCTACAGCAGCAGCCATTTCGGGAGAAGGATGGCTGGACACAGGTGATCTTGGGTTTATGTTAGATGGAGAATTATATATAACCGGCAGGGAGAAGGACCTGATCCTGGTTAACGCGCAAAATTTTTATCCGCATGACCTGGAGCTACAGGCGCAGGGACACCCAAAGATACGCGCCGGGAAGATAGCAGTAGCAGGGTATTACAATCCTCAAAAGATTAAAGAAGAAGTATTGGTATTTGTACAGCATAGAGGTACTGTAACAGATTTTTTGAATTTATATTCGGGCCTGGAACAAATTATTAATGAAAGAACGGGGGTGGTACCGGAATACATTATTCCAGTCAGGGAAATACCCAAAACAACCAGTGGTAAAATACAACGTTACAAGCTCATTGCGCAATATGCGGCCGGAGATTTTGATGCGATTCTTGGAGATATAGCACAGAGTATCAGCGCTGTCGGCAGAAAGGAGCATAGGTCTGATAGTGTTACAATAGAAGCGTTGACGGCGATATGGGAAGAAGTACTGGGACTGCGGGAGGTGGGTGCTGATGATCAATTTTTTTCTATAGGAGGAAACTCAATGCTGGCTGCCAGGCTGCTCATGCGCATTCAGGTATCAATGGGTTTTGATTTATCGTTGGCAGATTTGTATACCTATCCTGATATAAGAAGGCTTTCCCGGTATATTGACCAGGCATATGCCGATACTATACCGCTTTCTGATTCCCATATACTATCGGCGGCTGGTTACCCGTTATCGTCTGCACAAGAGAGGTTATATTATTTATGGCAGTCAAATCCAGCTACTACCGCTTATAATATTCCATCCGCTTTTTGTTGGAAGGGAGAAATGAACACCCAGGCACTTGAGAAAAGTGTAAGTCAAATGTTGAGCAGGCACCAGCTGTTAAAGGCATTTTTTGGATACCAGGACGGGAAGCCGGTATTGTTTGTAAAAGCAGATGTTAATGTAGAAATAATTTATGAGGATATTTCTGCAGCAGATATAGATACTGCGTTAGTGAATGCTGTGCAGGCATTTGATCTCCACGAAGGACCGCTTTTCCGCATAAAGATATTCCATGTTTTAGAGGGAGATATTATTTTATTTGCGGACTTTCATCATATTATTGCGGACGGTATTTCGATTGGTATTTTCTTTAAGGAATTAATGCCTTTGTATAGAGGAGAAGTACTATCCCCGGCAATATATAATTACATGGACTATGTCGGTTGGCAGAAAAGTAGCGCCGGCAGTGATGTAATGACTATACATCAGTCTTTCTGGAAAGAGCATCTTCGGGGCGATTTGCCTGTATTATCTTTCTCCATTGATAAGACTCGTCCGCTGATATTTGATCATGGAGGAGGAAAGCAGACTTTCAATTGGGATATTGATTTAAAACAGCAACTACGTGTTACGGCAAAGGAACACGGTGTTTCGCTTTTTACCATTTGTTTGGCCGCCTGGTATATTACACTGGCAAAGTATACCGGACAGGAGGATATAATAGTCGGGGTACCGGTAAGCGGACGTTCTAAAGCTGCCTGGCAGGGTGTTTTTGGAATGTTTGTCAATAACCTGGCGCTAAGGGCAGCTCCCGATGGAAATAAAACACTTGCCGCATTTCTTAGCATACTCGCTGAAATATCACATGAGGCTATAGCCCGGCAGGACTATCCATTTAGTGAGATGGTAGCAGCAGCAGGAGCTCGACGTGAAATGAGCAGAAATCAGCTCTTCGATACCATGTTTATCTATCAGCAGCTGGAAGCACCTACATCTGACAAAGACAATATTCATCTCAGCAGATATTTCTTTGATCCTGGCATTACCAAGTATGATATTTCGTTGGAAATGTTTGAAACAGAAGATCAGTTTTATATCGAATACGCAACTACGCTTTTGGTACCTGCTACCATTGACAGGCTTGGACAGCACTACAAAAATGTACTACGATATTTTAGCGTATCAATAGATACAACTATCGCAGGGGTAAATATGCTTTCGTCGGGAGAATTTCAGGCGCATACTGTAGCCTTTAATGCTACTGCCGTAGATTATCCACGGCACATGCCGGTGAATGAGCTGATAAGTGAGGCAATCGCAAGGGATCCCGGGCATATTGTTATCACTGAGGATGGATTGGCAATGGCTGGCAGAGAACTGGAAAGCAAAGCTGAGCGGCTGGCCGCCTTCCTGGAAAAGGCCGCGCCAGGGAATAATGAGCCTGTAGGTATTCTTCTTGAAAGAGGCGCCGGCCTGGTAATCGCCATGTTGGCTGTACTTAAGTCGGGGCGCGCATTTGTTCCGATTGATCCGGTATTGCCGTTAGCAAGAATAAAATATATACTGAGAGATTGTGGCGCAATGATAGTGCTCACAGATGAAGAGAATATAGCAAGGCAATACGAATTGGAACTGCCTGATTGTATTTTTGTTAACGTGGATGGATACACTGTATATCCTGATTTAGATCTTCCATTTAAAAAAGATATTTCCCCGGAAAGTATTGCTTATATCATCTATACTTCCGGAACAACGGGTAACCCCAAAGGAGTGATGGTTACACACCGGTCGCTGGTCAATTACGCGTGGTGGGGGGCTAAAGTATATGCAGCAGAGAAGCCAGCAAATTTTCCATTGTTTACCTCGATATCATTTGATCTTACTATTACCAGCATTTTTGTTCCCTTGCTAAGCAATAACACCATTGTGATATATAAAGATACCAGCAATAAATTGTCGATTGAGCGGGTGCTGGAAGACAACTGCGTAGATGTTATCAAGTTAACTCCTTCACATCTGAAGATGATGGTGGGAGCTCCATCATTGATTAGCAGAGGAGAGGCAACACGCATCAGGAAAATCATTGTCGGCGGCGAGGCATTGACAACATCGCTGGTGTCTGCTATCACTAACCTTCTTGGGGAAAATGTTCATATTTATAACGAATATGGTCCAACAGAGGCAACAGTAGGATGTATGATATATTTATACCAGCCTGAAAGAGATAATGGACTGACCGTTCCAATTGGCAGGCCAATTGACAACACGGCTATCTATTTATTGGATCAATATCTGAATCCTGTACCATACGGAGTTACCGGGGAAATTTATATTGCAGGAGACTCTCTGGCAGCTGGTTACTGGCATGATCCTATCCTCACGGAACAACGGTTTATCAGCGATCCTTTTTGCTCAGGAAGAAGAATGTATAAAACGGGTGACCTGGCGCGGAAATTAAGCAGTGATGAGATTGATTTTCAGGGGAGGATAGATAGTCAGGTAAAAATAAACGGTTATAGAGTAGAACCAGCGGAAATAGAGCAGCAAATAAAAGTTGTTGCAGATATAAAAGACGTAGTGGTATTAGTTCGCAAAGACGAAGATGGGGGAGCATACTTATGTGCGTACCTGGTAATGGGTAGTAAGAATATCTCTGCAGAAAATTTCCTGAAAAGCCTGCAAATACAGTTGCGTTTGCATTTACCGGGTTACCTTATTCCGGCAAAGTTTGTCGTAGTCGACGCTATTCCGTTGACCAGAAACGGAAAAGTGGATCTGGAACGTTTACCATCGCCATCCGTTGAAAGCCATGTAAAATATATTGCACCGGGAAATATAATGGAAGAACGGTTAGTGGCTGCATGGGAGAAGGTTTTCAAGATGTCAAACATCGGTGTGGAGGATAATTTTTTTGATTACGGTGGTGATTCCATTAAAGCTGTTCAGATAGCCGGATACCTGAGAGATGAAAACATCAGTGTTTCTACAAGAAGTATACTTACCAATCCCACAATTTCGCAATTGAGTTTGCATGCATCTTTTACGGGTGAAGTAAATGTCGAACAGGGAATTACGGAAGGATTTAAAGTGAAGACGCCTATAGAACAATGGTTTTTCGGACAACAATTTAAAAATCCGCATTACTTTAATCAATCAATAGTACTGAAGTTTAAAAAGGACATTGATAAGTCTTTATTGGAAGCAGCTTTCGCAAAAATAATTGAGCATCATGATGCACTTCGTTTGAATTATGATAGAAAAATTAATTGCCTGTTCTTTAATAATGATTACCCGGGAGGATTTAAGATCGATACGCATACATTAAGCGGAACAGAGACCCTGGCGGAGATAGGACGTAGTATAAAAAATACATTCAACATCCATAATGCGCTACTTATAAAGCCAGTGATTATATTCCAGGATAGCACTATGTTATTGCTGGTCACAGCCCATCATCTGGTGATAGATGGTATTAGTTGGAGAATATTGTTGGAGGATTTGTATCGTTTGTATACTGCACTGGAAGATGGACGGCCGCCGTTGTTATCCAATAAAACAGTGTCATACAAAGAATGGCCGCAGTTATTGGAAAGATATGCGCTGCAAGAGAATATACTGGAGCGAACCTTCACATTCTGGCAGAACATGTCATCGACCGTATTTGATATCCCGATGAAGTACGGAAAATCGGTTGAGTTACCCGGCACCGGCGCTGCAGTGGCTCATCTTGATGAGAAGCTCACTGATTTTATATTAAAGGGCGCACATCTGGTGTATAATACTGATACGTTGATGTTACTTACTGTGGCGTTGGCAAGAGTTTTAAATGAATGGAGTAATACGCCCAATATCAAAATAGAAATGGAGCATCATGGGAGAAGCTTGCCCGGGGAAGATGCGGCAAGGACTATTGGCTGGTTTACTGTGATGTATCCGATTAGTCTGTATTGGGATACAGATGATATTGGCCTGCAAATAAGGTATGTAAAAGAGCTGCTTAATAACATACCCCAACAGGGCATAGGTTATTGTATATTAAAATACCTGTACGAAAAGTTTCATGATCAAGGCCAGGGGACGGCCGTAAGATTGAATTATTTGGGCCAGTTTGATCAGGATACGGACAATGATCTTTTCTCTTATGAAGACGTTTTTTCGGGGGAAGAAACTGCTCCGGAAAACAGTCCTACAGCAAAACTTGAAATAAATGTAATGGTGATCCACGGCCGAATGAAGGTAACGCTTAATTATGACAGGCGTTGCTTGACTATTCACGAGGCTACAAACTTTTTACAGCAATATATGACGGCACTGGATGAGATTCTCCGGCATATCATGGTGGCGCCGGGCCGTTATTTCACCGCATCGGATTTTGATACCTCTGAACTGGACGAAAATGACCTAAAAGCGCTGTTTAATCAGATTTGA
- a CDS encoding 2,3-diaminopropionate biosynthesis protein SbnB, which produces MKYLNENHLKQADLNWRETIGVIADTTGCLFNNEYAQPIKPYLRYNDMKNRIIAMPAYVGGSCNMSGIKWIASFPDNINKGLARAHSVVILNNASTGKPEAVINTALLSAIRTASVSGMVIQRFMRARNPEALTLGISGFGPIGRYHLKMCDAILGEKLERILLYDLKEIDLSEFSSDIRAKILITDSWRETYDTADIFITCTVAKSPYIDRRPKNGSLHLNVSLRDYMPVAFDWFRESIIVDNWDEVCREKTDIEVMHTERGLQQAETRSIVDVVYGDCIAAYPLAMPVMFNPMGMAVFDIAIGTYFLYKLSETNDIIELD; this is translated from the coding sequence ATGAAGTATTTGAATGAAAATCATTTAAAACAAGCAGATCTCAACTGGCGGGAAACAATCGGCGTTATCGCTGACACAACAGGTTGTTTGTTCAACAATGAATATGCACAACCCATAAAGCCTTATCTGCGTTACAATGACATGAAAAACAGGATCATTGCCATGCCTGCATATGTAGGTGGCTCCTGTAATATGTCTGGTATTAAATGGATAGCCAGTTTTCCCGATAATATTAATAAAGGTCTTGCAAGAGCCCATAGTGTAGTAATCCTGAATAATGCCAGCACAGGTAAGCCAGAAGCAGTGATTAATACGGCGCTGCTTAGTGCTATCAGAACCGCCTCTGTAAGTGGAATGGTAATACAGCGATTCATGCGTGCCAGAAATCCGGAGGCGCTGACCCTTGGTATTTCCGGTTTTGGACCTATCGGAAGGTATCATCTTAAAATGTGTGATGCTATACTGGGTGAAAAGCTCGAAAGGATTCTGCTTTATGATTTAAAAGAAATAGACCTTTCAGAATTTTCATCAGACATCAGGGCGAAAATTCTGATAACGGATAGTTGGAGGGAGACATATGATACTGCAGATATCTTTATTACATGCACAGTAGCTAAGTCCCCATATATAGATAGACGGCCAAAGAATGGCTCTCTTCATTTGAACGTATCCCTGAGAGACTATATGCCGGTTGCCTTCGATTGGTTTCGGGAATCAATCATCGTGGATAATTGGGATGAAGTTTGTCGGGAAAAAACCGATATTGAAGTAATGCATACGGAGAGGGGACTTCAACAAGCGGAAACGAGGTCGATTGTTGATGTGGTGTATGGTGACTGTATTGCCGCATATCCACTCGCTATGCCTGTGATGTTTAATCCTATGGGAATGGCTGTTTTTGATATAGCCATAGGTACTTATTTCTTGTATAAGTTGTCGGAGACCAATGATATCATTGAGCTGGACTGA
- a CDS encoding 4'-phosphopantetheinyl transferase superfamily protein, with product MLRLVTNNLPEIPEQIISPVVYYATYDTPISTARFSQLLQEIPGRFREKINRFRRWQDAHANLLGKLLLLHAFKEKHCNATLNDIVYTKYGRPYIINAPDFNISHSGQMVVCAISYNGRIGIDIERCVPISIGDFQKQFSPTEWNNIEQSSPQEPLFYRYWTIKEAILKADGRGISTSLDSLDVTDGATIHFNGQPWYVSSVDHFEHYICHIATDVHHQQYSVRKVSFS from the coding sequence ATGCTAAGGTTGGTAACAAACAATCTTCCCGAAATACCGGAACAAATAATATCTCCAGTAGTGTATTACGCTACTTACGATACGCCTATATCAACAGCACGTTTTTCTCAACTATTACAGGAAATCCCTGGCAGGTTCAGGGAAAAAATAAACAGGTTTAGAAGATGGCAGGACGCACATGCCAATCTCCTGGGAAAGCTGCTTCTCTTGCATGCTTTTAAAGAGAAGCATTGCAATGCTACGCTGAATGATATCGTATATACGAAGTATGGACGCCCATACATAATCAACGCACCAGATTTTAATATCTCTCACTCAGGTCAAATGGTGGTTTGTGCCATCAGCTATAATGGACGCATTGGTATAGATATAGAACGATGCGTGCCTATTTCTATCGGCGATTTTCAGAAGCAATTCTCACCAACGGAATGGAATAATATTGAACAATCCTCTCCACAGGAACCTCTATTCTATCGATATTGGACAATTAAAGAAGCTATTCTAAAAGCAGATGGAAGAGGTATCTCTACTTCCCTGGACTCACTCGATGTAACAGATGGCGCAACCATCCATTTCAACGGTCAGCCGTGGTATGTCTCATCTGTCGATCATTTTGAGCATTACATTTGCCATATAGCAACCGACGTTCATCATCAACAGTATAGCGTTCGGAAGGTATCATTTTCATAG
- the sbnA gene encoding 2,3-diaminopropionate biosynthesis protein SbnA — MNKMVISSILEKVGNTPVIKLDTPELPDVNLFCKLEYYNPTGSVKDRAACYILQKCLREKIIDQDTTIIESSSGNFGVALAAYCKLFSLKFICVIDPNISPINEMLIGSYYNSEICKVTTIDKNGGYLLARIEKVKELKASIKNSYWINQYGNELNAEAYYKSLGEEICTDFNTGLDYVFLGVSSGGTITGVSRRIKERFPEVAVIAVDMEGSVIFGAKPMKRSIPGIGSSMVPDILKSALIDQVVWVSEADVIMNCQELLNEHSIFSGGSSGAVYAAMKKFFSGFSRKYPVNVLCVLPDRGERYCNTIYNRQWCEEILAKRTILID; from the coding sequence ATGAACAAAATGGTTATCTCCAGCATCCTAGAAAAAGTTGGTAATACACCGGTGATAAAACTGGATACACCAGAATTGCCCGACGTAAACCTGTTTTGTAAATTGGAATACTATAATCCTACAGGCAGCGTAAAAGACAGGGCAGCCTGTTATATTCTGCAAAAATGTCTGAGGGAGAAAATTATAGACCAGGATACTACGATCATAGAATCTTCTTCGGGTAATTTTGGAGTGGCCCTAGCTGCGTATTGCAAATTGTTTTCCCTAAAGTTTATCTGCGTTATTGATCCGAATATTTCCCCTATTAATGAAATGCTGATCGGTAGCTATTATAACAGCGAGATATGTAAGGTGACTACAATAGACAAGAATGGAGGATATTTATTGGCAAGGATTGAAAAAGTGAAAGAACTGAAGGCCTCTATCAAGAACAGTTACTGGATCAATCAGTATGGGAACGAGCTGAATGCGGAAGCTTATTATAAATCACTTGGAGAAGAGATTTGTACTGATTTTAATACAGGACTGGACTATGTTTTTCTGGGTGTCAGCTCTGGAGGTACTATTACAGGGGTTTCGAGAAGAATAAAAGAACGGTTTCCGGAGGTAGCTGTTATTGCAGTGGATATGGAAGGTTCTGTTATTTTCGGCGCAAAGCCAATGAAAAGATCTATTCCGGGAATTGGTTCCAGCATGGTGCCGGATATATTGAAAAGTGCGTTGATAGATCAGGTGGTTTGGGTGAGTGAAGCGGATGTTATAATGAATTGTCAGGAGCTGCTCAACGAGCATTCGATTTTTTCCGGCGGCTCTTCAGGAGCAGTATATGCAGCAATGAAGAAATTTTTTTCCGGGTTTTCACGCAAATATCCTGTGAATGTGCTTTGTGTATTGCCGGATAGGGGAGAACGTTATTGTAATACCATCTATAACAGGCAATGGTGTGAGGAAATACTTGCGAAAAGAACTATATTAATAGATTAG
- a CDS encoding glycosyltransferase family 9 protein, with the protein MNNKTLRVIMFGGLGDVLLTSPVFKAIKEKDPKKKIIVFCVNKKMQLILKNNPYINRITSVSFWENPISFIRYYRNKESFFNIFYGAMQPTLFCNKNVKEIIADLYNVTLADKKVQIYLSDEENRNAQESIAAYRNPIVLHITSRTTSNQEWPVHNWNELVASMPEYTFLQVGLKDEKPIENAVDLRGKTSIRETFGLIKYARSFAGVNSIYSHATNAFDIPGVVVWGPAQPVIWGHENNINIYKAVRCSPCLDLILGHPCPYDKFCMTRISVDEVRTALLNQLKHASTPTLYFNKS; encoded by the coding sequence ATGAATAATAAAACCCTCCGTGTTATTATGTTTGGTGGCCTGGGTGACGTATTATTAACAAGCCCGGTGTTCAAAGCGATTAAAGAAAAAGATCCTAAAAAAAAGATAATCGTGTTTTGCGTCAACAAAAAGATGCAGCTCATTTTAAAGAACAATCCTTACATAAATAGAATTACCTCTGTCTCCTTTTGGGAAAACCCAATATCATTCATCAGGTACTATCGAAACAAGGAAAGTTTTTTTAATATTTTTTATGGTGCTATGCAACCAACATTATTCTGCAATAAAAATGTAAAAGAAATCATCGCAGACCTATACAATGTAACCCTGGCAGACAAAAAGGTACAAATATACCTTTCTGATGAGGAAAATCGTAACGCGCAGGAAAGTATCGCCGCTTACCGGAATCCCATTGTACTGCATATTACATCACGTACCACCTCTAATCAGGAATGGCCAGTACATAACTGGAATGAACTGGTCGCATCTATGCCAGAATATACTTTTTTACAGGTAGGGCTAAAAGACGAAAAACCAATAGAGAATGCGGTTGATCTCAGAGGAAAAACCTCAATACGGGAAACATTTGGATTGATTAAATATGCAAGAAGCTTTGCCGGCGTTAATTCTATCTACTCCCATGCTACCAATGCCTTTGACATTCCAGGTGTCGTAGTATGGGGACCTGCACAACCGGTTATATGGGGACACGAAAATAATATAAATATTTATAAGGCTGTTCGCTGTTCTCCCTGCCTGGATCTTATTCTCGGGCATCCCTGCCCTTACGACAAATTCTGTATGACCAGGATTAGCGTAGATGAGGTAAGAACGGCGCTACTGAACCAACTAAAACACGCCTCAACACCTACTTTATATTTCAACAAATCTTAA